In Ktedonobacteraceae bacterium, the DNA window GGCAGGTGGCTTTCGGCACCGACAAGATGACGACTAACCCTGAAGCTGTAAAGATGTTGAATGCGGATACCTTCTGGCGGTTAAAAGAAACATCCTCGTTTTTCTTTCAGATATTTCTCATGCGCTCAGGCATACTCGCCAAAGCAAAGCAGATAGCTATTCCCGCGCTCGTCATACAAGCCGAGAATGATAAATCGGTCGTCCCCGAAGCATCACACAAGCTTTACGAGACAATAGCCAGCAAGGACAAGGCATGGATAGCATTGCCCCACTACGAGCACGACAGCGAGTTCGAACCAGACCGTTCACTGCTGGATAATACGATTGCTAGCTGGATCAAAGAACATGCGGCTCCTGGCACTAAAGCAACATCATAAGCCAGGAGCTGAAATGCTGGCTTATTACAGTATCTTCTGCAACCTCAGCAGATCATCCATATTACCTGTGACCTTGAGCTTGCGAGTGATATAGGCCTGGATGGGATTGACCTTGCGGTCCATAATACCGGCCAGCAAATCACTGTTGCTGATCACTTTGACATCCGGTTGAGGAAGTGTCTCCTCGGACAGCGTGGCAGTCCCATTTTCGGCGATGTTCAGGACAAAGTTGCGTTGCAAATCGGGAAAGATGAACTGCAAGGTTTTGGCAAAGCCTTGGAACGAGGCCTGAATATCAGGCTGGTCAAACCGGGCGCGGATTCGCTCTAAATACGGCACAATATCAGTCATGCTATACTCCTATTCTGGATTGATGAAACGCGGAAGGTAGGCTCTCTGGGTAGAAGCCATCTCATCGAACATTTGCCGGATTTCTGGCAGCGAGCAGACCGCCGCGGTAAGCGGATCAAGCATCAAAGCATGCACTGCTGCCTCGCGGTCTTCATTGAGCAAGGATTGCACCAGCAGGTCATGTATCATCATATGCGCGCTATCTAACGCGGCAAGCTGTGTAGGCAGCCTTCCAAAGTGAACAGGTTGGATGCCATTGCGATCAATCAGGCAGGCCACTTCCACACAACCATCGTGCGGCAGATTCTCGATCAATCCGGCATTATAGACGTTGCCGTAAATCGCCTGGGGCCGGTTCAAAGCATGCCCCTCAATGATGTATGAGCCATAGTCCAGGCCGCGTTCAGTGTAAAATGCGCGTTCTCCCCGGCGCTCGCGTTCGAGGTAGTCATGCAGCCGCTCATCGTGTTCAATACGCTCGCGCGGCCACCTTATCGCGCGCTCTCCACCGGCGATATCATGGTTCATACGAACATAGGGCTCGAGCACATCCCGGCGTTTGCGGAAATAAGGCAGGTACTCGGAAATATGCCCGCTCTGCTCGGTCGTAAATGCCCCAAACTGGCGCAACATATCGAAGCGAATGGGGTCGAGTTTGTA includes these proteins:
- a CDS encoding SCP2 sterol-binding domain-containing protein is translated as MTDIVPYLERIRARFDQPDIQASFQGFAKTLQFIFPDLQRNFVLNIAENGTATLSEETLPQPDVKVISNSDLLAGIMDRKVNPIQAYITRKLKVTGNMDDLLRLQKIL